A single window of Sphingobacteriales bacterium DNA harbors:
- a CDS encoding NADH-quinone oxidoreductase subunit A — translation MQEYLPIIFMLIVALGFIATTMIATHLLGPKKKSKIKLDTFECGIEVQGNARLPFSIKYFLVAILFVLFDVEVIFMYPWAVNFKKLGLYGLIEMFIFIGFFLVGFLYIYKKGALKWE, via the coding sequence ATGCAAGAATATTTGCCAATAATATTTATGCTTATCGTAGCTTTAGGGTTTATTGCAACCACAATGATTGCAACGCACCTACTTGGTCCTAAAAAGAAATCAAAAATAAAATTAGATACTTTTGAATGTGGAATTGAAGTTCAAGGGAATGCAAGGCTACCATTTTCTATTAAATATTTCTTAGTTGCTATTTTATTTGTATTATTTGATGTTGAGGTTATCTTTATGTACCCATGGGCAGTAAATTTCAAAAAATTAGGCTTATATGGCTTGATTGAGATGTTTATATTTATTGGTTTTTTCCTAGTTGGCTTCTTA